The Chiloscyllium punctatum isolate Juve2018m chromosome 2, sChiPun1.3, whole genome shotgun sequence genome has a window encoding:
- the LOC140494172 gene encoding eotaxin-like produces the protein MQRIMKGTATSPATILLIMAACLWGISQANEDSMATQDCCLTTSPSQIPLKILHSYRIQLPSDGCKVHAVVFRTKKNKQLCSPPQEKWVKKLMRKLDMKKPKSSQKRRSMRHRLGRNSQA, from the exons ATGCAGCGCATCATGAAGGGAACAGCCACCTCTCCTGCTACCATCCTCCTCATCATGGCCGCCTGTCTCTGGGGCATTTCTCAAG CCAATGAGGACAGCATGGCTACGCAGGATTGCTGCCTCACCACCAGCCCAAGCCAGATTCCCTTGAAGATCTTGCACAGCTACCGAATACAACTGCCCAGCGACGGCTGCAAAGTACACGCTGTTGT GTTCCGGACAAAGAAGAATAAACAGCTGTGCAGCCCGCCACAGGAAAAGTGGGTGAAGaaactgatgaggaaactcgacaTGAAAAAACCAAAATCGAGTCAGAAAAGGAGGTCGATGAGGCACCGGTTGGGAAG GAATTCACAGGCATGA